The window CGTCACCGACCTCACCGACGGCAGCCGCCGGGTCTTCACCGGCTGGGCCGGCGGCACCTGCTGCGGAACACCGGTGGCCTGGGCGCCCGACGGCAGCGCACTGCTCGTCCTGCACCACTCGGCGGAACCCGTGGACCACGACGCCGAGGACGACCGCCGGCCCAGCCGGCTGGTGCTGCTGGAGCTGGCCAGCGGCGCGACCAGGGAACTCGGGCCGGGGCTCGGCGACCGGTGGAGCGTGCGGACCGGCTCGCTGGCCGCCTTCTCCCCGGACGGTTCACGGATCGTGGTCAGCGCGGGCGAGGAACTGGTCATGCTCGACCGCGAAGGGGAGTCGTCCTGGTCCAGGCGGCTGGGGCCGGAACGCCGGCTCGCCGGGATCGGCGCGTTCACCCCCGACGGCTCAGCCGTCGCCGTGCTCCACCTGGACGGCTGCCTGACCCGGTGCGACGCGGACCAGCGGGCCGCCCGCACCTGGCGTGTCGAGTACGTCGACGCCGCCACCGGACGCGACGGCGCGGGCCCCGCGCTCCCGCCGGTACGCGGGCAGGCACTGCGAGCGCTCGGCTGGCGCGGTGGGACCGAACTGGTGGCGTTGCGCTACGAGCCGGAGCCGGGCACCAGCACGACCGACCTCCCGGACTGGAACGACACCGGCTACTGGGAGACGGGGCACGTCCAACTGGTGGCCCTGCGCCCCGACGGTCACGTCGAGACGCTGCTCGACCCGCCCGGTCAGGTGTGGGCGATGGACGTGGCGCGGGACCTGCTGGTGGCCGGCCGCTTCGGCGCTCCGGCGACCGACCCTCGCCCGTTCCCGGCCCGGCCGGTCATCCTGTTCGTGGCCGTGCCGCCGGCCCTGCTCGTCGCCGCCGTGCTGGGGGCGGTGCTGCTCTGGCGGCGGCGCCGACGATGGCTGCGGACGATCCGCCCCGCCCCGCCGGGCCGCTGACGAGGCTCGACCCGGTCGGCTCAGTCGGCCAGGTCGTCGGCGAGCAGGTCCATCAGCAGCCCGTCGTGCCAGCGCCCGTCCTCGCCGCGTTCGTAGCGGCGCAGCACCCCGACGGGACGGAAGCCGACCTTCGCGTACGCCCGGACGGCCGCCGTGTTCGCCGCCGCCGGGTCGATGGTGAACCGGTGGTGGCCGTGCTCGTCGATCAGGTGCCGGACCAGGGTGCGGATCGCGTCTCCGCCGAGCCCCGCGCCGCGTACCGCCGGGTCGAGGAAGACGTCCATGCTGGCGTGCCGGTAGTCGGGGTCGTCCTCGGCGTACCACTGGATCGCGCCGACCACCCGGCCGTCGTGTTCGATCGCGTACACCGTCAGGGCCTCGTCTGCGAGGTCGGCCCGGACGGCGGCGACCAGGTCGTCGCCGCCGCGCCACCAGCGCCGGACCTCCGGGGTGGCCCGGATCGCGGCGAGCGCCGGCACGTCCCCGGCGCCCGCCGGCCGCAGGGTCACCGCCCGGCCCTGCAGCATCGCCCTCAGCCCCGGATCTCGCCGTGCTCGACGCAGACGGCCGCCCAGCCGACCGGCAGCACCTGCACCTTCATCCGCCGGCGGCAGTGCGCGCAGAAGCGCGGCGGCTCCAGCACCCGGGCCGCCGCGCACCCGTCGTGCGACCCGGCCGCCACGGCCTCGCCGCAGCGGTCGCACCAGGCGGCCGACGCCCTGTCGGCCGCCGGCACCGCGTCGCTCGTCGTCACCGGGGCGCTCACAGCGTCGCGGAGAGCGCCTTGACCGGCATCTTCAGGTCGTCGAGCAGGTCCAGGTCGGCCGTCGCCGGCCGGCCCAGCGTGGTCAGGTAGTTGCCGACGATCACCGCGTTGATGCCGCCCAGCAGGCCGTCGCGGGTGCCCAGGTCACCGAGGGTGATCTCCCGGCCGCCCGCGTACCGCAGGATGGTGCGCGGCATGGCCAGCCGGAAGGCGGCGATGGCGCGCAGCGCGTCCTTGCCCTCCACCACCGGCCGGTCGCCCAGCGGGGTGCCGGGGCGGGGGTTGAGGAAGTTCAGCGGGACCTCGTGCGGGTCCAGCTCGGCGAGCTGCGCGGCGAACTCGGCCCGCTGCTCCACCGTCTCGCCGAGGCCGAGGATGCCGCCGCAGCAGACCTCCATGCCGGACTCGCGGACCATCCGCAGGGTCTCCCAGCGCTCCTCCCAGGAGTGCGTGGTGACCACGTTGGGGAAGTAGGAGCGGCAGGTCTCCAGGTTGTGGTTGTAGCGGTGCACGCCCATGTCGACCAGCTCGTCGACCTGCTCCTTGCTGAGCATGCCCAGCGACGCGGCCACCTGGATGTCGACCTCGGCCTTGATCGCGGCGACGCCCTCGCGCATCTGCTTCATCAGCCGGGCGTCCGGGCCGCGCACCGCCGCCACGATGCAGAACTCCGTCGCCCCGGTCGCCGCGGTCTGCTTCGCCGCCTCGACCAGCGAGGGAATGTCCAGCCAGACCGACCGGACCGGGGAGGTGAACAGGCCCGACTGCGAGCAGAAGTGGCAGTCCTCCGGGCACCCGCCGGTCTTCAGCGAGACGATCCCCTCGACCTCCACCTCGGGCCCGCACCACCGCATCCGCACCTCGTGGGCGAGCTGGAGGGCGGCGGGCAGCTGCTCGTCGGGCAGGTTCAGCACGGCGAGGACGCCGGCCTCGTCGAGACCGACGCCGTTCTCCAGCACCTGGGTTCGGGCCTGGTCGAGGATCTCTGGCATGGCTCGTACCCTACAAGGCCACCTGGCCGGGAGAAACGGCCCGCGTGTCGGGCCGCCGGCGCAGGGGTGGACACGCCGGGCCCGGGGCCGTGGGTGGTAATTTCGCCCGGCGGAATCGGCCGACGACGGCCGGCCGGGCGGCGTGGGGGTGACGGTGGCGGACTGGCTGGCGGCGCTCGACCGCCGCGCCGAACTACGCGCGAAGGCGGGGCTGACCCGCCGGCTGCGACCGCGGGCCGCCGGCGACGCCGTGGTCGACCTGGCCGGCAACGACTACCTCGGCCTGGCCACCCACCCCCAGGTCACCGCCGCGGCGGCGCGGGCGCTGTCGGCGTACGGGCTGGGGGCCACCGGGTCGCGGCTGGTGCGCGGCTCCACCGACGCCCACCACGCGCTCGAGGACACCCTCGCCGACTGGCTCGGCGCCGAACGGGCCCTCGTCTTCTCCTCCGGCTACCTGGCGAACCTCGGGGCGGTCCGGGCGCTGGTGCGGCCCCGTACGCTGCTCGTCTCCGACGCCCACAACCACGCCTCCCTGATCGACGGCTGCCGGATCTCGGGCGCCGAGACGGTGGTGACCCCGCACGCCGACGTCGCGGCGGTGGCCGCCGCGCTCGCCGCCGCGCCCGGCCGGCCGGCGGTGGTCGTCACCGAGTCGGTCTTCTCCGTCGACGGCGACCTGGCCCCGCTGGCCCGGCTGCACGCCGTCGCCCGGGAGCACGGCGCGTTGCTGCTGGTCGACGACGCGCACGCCCTCGGGGTGACCGGCCCGGCGGGCGCCGGGGGCGTCGCCGCCGCCGGCCTCGCCGGCCAGCCCGACGTGGTCGTCACCGCCACCCTCTCCAAGGCCCTCGGCGGCGCGGGCGGGGTGGTCGCCGGGCCGGCGGAGTTCGTCCGGCACGTGATCGAGACCGGCCGGACCTTCATCTTCGACACCGCGCTGCCTCCGGCCGTGGCCGCGGGCGTGCACGCCGCCGTCGGGCTGGCCCGCGCCGGCGACGACCTGCGCGCGGAGCTGGCCGAGCGGGCCGCCCTGGTCGTACGCCGGCTGGGCGCCGCCGGGCTGGCGGTCTCCGCCCCCGACGGCGCGGTCGTCTCGGTCACCGCTCCCGGCCCTGAGGCGGCGAGCGCCTGGGCGGCCGACTGCCGCGACCGGGGAGTCGCCGTCGGCTGTTTCCGGCCCCCGTCCACGCCGGACAACCGGTCCCGGCTGCGGCTGACCATCGGCGCCGGCATCTCCCGAGCGGACTTCGAGCGGGCACTGGAGACCATCGTGGAGTGTGCACCCGTCAGCGCGAGGAGTGAGCTGGGGTTGCGAGCCCCGCAGTCGCGAACAAGGGTGACGCCGTGAGCGCGAGGAGTGAGCTGGGGTTGCGAGCCCCGCAGTCGCGAACAAGGGTGACACCGTGAGCCGGGGTGGGGACATGACCGGGCCGTGGCGCGGGCCGGTGCTGGTGACCGGCACCGACACCGACGTCGGCAAGACGGTGGTCACCGCGGCGATCGCGGCCGCCGCGCAGGCGGCCGGCCTGCGGGTCGCGGTGGTCAAGCCCGCCCAGACGGGTACGGCCGGCGGCGAGCCGGGCGACGTCGACGCGGTCAACCGGCTGGCCGCCCCGCTGACCGGCCGGACCCTGGCCAGCTTCCCCGACCCGCTCGCCCCGCTGGCGGCGGCCCGGGTCGCCCAGTTGGCGCCGCTGGAGCTGGAC is drawn from Micromonospora sp. NBC_01740 and contains these coding sequences:
- a CDS encoding 8-amino-7-oxononanoate synthase codes for the protein MADWLAALDRRAELRAKAGLTRRLRPRAAGDAVVDLAGNDYLGLATHPQVTAAAARALSAYGLGATGSRLVRGSTDAHHALEDTLADWLGAERALVFSSGYLANLGAVRALVRPRTLLVSDAHNHASLIDGCRISGAETVVTPHADVAAVAAALAAAPGRPAVVVTESVFSVDGDLAPLARLHAVAREHGALLLVDDAHALGVTGPAGAGGVAAAGLAGQPDVVVTATLSKALGGAGGVVAGPAEFVRHVIETGRTFIFDTALPPAVAAGVHAAVGLARAGDDLRAELAERAALVVRRLGAAGLAVSAPDGAVVSVTAPGPEAASAWAADCRDRGVAVGCFRPPSTPDNRSRLRLTIGAGISRADFERALETIVECAPVSARSELGLRAPQSRTRVTP
- the bsaP gene encoding biotin synthase auxiliary protein BsaP, translated to MTTSDAVPAADRASAAWCDRCGEAVAAGSHDGCAAARVLEPPRFCAHCRRRMKVQVLPVGWAAVCVEHGEIRG
- a CDS encoding GNAT family N-acetyltransferase, which translates into the protein MLQGRAVTLRPAGAGDVPALAAIRATPEVRRWWRGGDDLVAAVRADLADEALTVYAIEHDGRVVGAIQWYAEDDPDYRHASMDVFLDPAVRGAGLGGDAIRTLVRHLIDEHGHHRFTIDPAAANTAAVRAYAKVGFRPVGVLRRYERGEDGRWHDGLLMDLLADDLAD
- the bioB gene encoding biotin synthase BioB, with translation MPEILDQARTQVLENGVGLDEAGVLAVLNLPDEQLPAALQLAHEVRMRWCGPEVEVEGIVSLKTGGCPEDCHFCSQSGLFTSPVRSVWLDIPSLVEAAKQTAATGATEFCIVAAVRGPDARLMKQMREGVAAIKAEVDIQVAASLGMLSKEQVDELVDMGVHRYNHNLETCRSYFPNVVTTHSWEERWETLRMVRESGMEVCCGGILGLGETVEQRAEFAAQLAELDPHEVPLNFLNPRPGTPLGDRPVVEGKDALRAIAAFRLAMPRTILRYAGGREITLGDLGTRDGLLGGINAVIVGNYLTTLGRPATADLDLLDDLKMPVKALSATL